From Flavobacterium arcticum, the proteins below share one genomic window:
- the sppA gene encoding signal peptide peptidase SppA, with protein sequence MQFLKNVLSTVVGLFLFCLLFFLVIIIIGVAAGSGSDDVVTVKKNSVIELDISEVTNDYAGIFHSDDFSFLNSEPKEGLFDVLKAIDAAQTDDKIKGITLTNSTTTLGMAQNKALRDRLEAFKKSGKFIVAYSDTYSQADYYLTSVADTIYLNPVGEMEFKGLSSEVMFYKDLQEKTGIKMEVIRHGKFKAAVEPFLSNEMSPENREQISTLLNSVWGTIASEIAESRNIPLDSINSIADNLSARTPDMAKASKLIDKIGYIDEFQDGIRHALKIKKDEEINTVSILDYVEANQFKDLLSGAEDQIAIIYAQGEIGSGKGNLTSIGEISMRKALKAAADNDDIKAIVLRVNSPGGSALTSDLIWRDIELAKKKKPVVVSMGNLAASGGYYISCNADRIFTEPTTITGSIGVFGVLPNFTELSKNMGIHTEQVNTHKNSAGYSVFTPLEDNTREMIQQSVESVYDTFITRVANGRKMTKEQVDALGQGRVWSGTDAVKNGLADELGGLDDAIAYAAKLGKTENYSTKNYPEYERNLEDFFANASGLPFAQSKEEFIKEELGEENYQVIERIRRASQLRGTQVIMPYEITIR encoded by the coding sequence ATGCAGTTTTTAAAAAATGTACTGTCAACGGTAGTAGGACTTTTCCTTTTCTGCCTTTTGTTCTTCCTAGTTATAATCATTATTGGCGTTGCCGCAGGTAGTGGTAGTGACGATGTGGTTACTGTAAAAAAGAACTCTGTTATCGAGTTAGACATTAGCGAAGTAACTAATGATTATGCCGGTATTTTTCATAGTGATGATTTTAGTTTTCTAAACTCTGAACCTAAAGAAGGACTTTTTGATGTACTAAAAGCTATTGATGCTGCACAAACAGATGATAAAATAAAAGGTATTACGCTAACCAATAGTACTACTACATTGGGTATGGCACAAAACAAAGCATTGAGAGATCGTCTTGAAGCCTTTAAAAAATCAGGAAAATTTATAGTTGCTTATTCTGACACCTATAGTCAGGCAGATTATTACTTAACGTCTGTAGCCGACACTATTTATTTAAACCCTGTTGGTGAAATGGAATTTAAAGGACTTTCATCTGAAGTTATGTTCTATAAAGACCTACAAGAAAAAACAGGAATTAAAATGGAAGTTATTCGTCACGGTAAGTTTAAAGCTGCTGTAGAACCTTTCCTTAGTAATGAAATGAGTCCTGAAAACAGAGAACAAATAAGTACATTACTCAACTCAGTATGGGGCACTATAGCATCAGAAATTGCTGAAAGCCGTAACATACCGCTAGATAGCATTAACAGCATTGCCGATAATCTTTCGGCACGTACGCCTGATATGGCAAAAGCGAGTAAACTTATTGACAAAATAGGCTATATTGATGAGTTTCAAGATGGCATCCGTCATGCGCTAAAAATAAAGAAAGACGAAGAAATTAACACGGTTAGTATATTAGATTATGTAGAGGCTAATCAGTTTAAAGACCTACTTTCGGGAGCCGAAGATCAAATTGCCATTATATATGCACAAGGTGAAATAGGAAGCGGTAAAGGCAACCTTACTAGCATTGGCGAAATATCAATGCGCAAAGCCCTAAAAGCAGCCGCAGATAACGATGATATAAAAGCTATTGTATTGCGTGTAAACTCTCCTGGTGGTAGTGCCCTTACATCTGACTTAATATGGAGAGATATAGAACTTGCTAAAAAGAAAAAACCAGTAGTAGTATCTATGGGTAACCTTGCTGCATCTGGCGGATATTACATATCATGTAATGCCGATAGAATTTTTACCGAACCTACTACTATAACAGGCTCTATAGGTGTATTTGGTGTATTACCAAACTTTACAGAATTGTCTAAAAACATGGGCATTCATACTGAGCAGGTAAACACCCATAAAAACTCGGCAGGCTACAGCGTGTTTACTCCGCTTGAAGATAACACAAGAGAAATGATACAACAAAGTGTAGAAAGTGTTTATGATACTTTTATTACCCGCGTAGCAAATGGCAGAAAAATGACCAAAGAACAAGTAGATGCTTTGGGACAAGGTAGAGTATGGTCGGGTACAGATGCTGTTAAAAATGGACTTGCCGATGAGCTTGGCGGGCTTGATGATGCCATAGCTTATGCTGCAAAACTAGGTAAAACAGAAAATTACAGCACCAAAAACTATCCTGAATATGAACGTAACCTTGAAGACTTTTTCGCAAATGCATCGGGCTTACCTTTTGCACAAAGCAAAGAAGAGTTTATTAAAGAGGAACTAGGCGAAGAAAACTATCAGGTTATTGAGCGTATAAGACGTGCTAGCCAACTAAGAGGCACACAGGTTATTATGCCTTATGAAATAACCATTCGATAA
- the folK gene encoding 2-amino-4-hydroxy-6-hydroxymethyldihydropteridine diphosphokinase gives MKFQNHAILSIGSNQGDRQQHLVSCVQYIHNHIATVIKVSAVYETPAWGFESDDFYNCAIVVHTHKAPEVLLEALLAAEEYAGRIRQEGKGYVARVIDIDIVAFNDEVVATDSLIVPHPRMQERNFVLYPLRDVAPQWEHPVSHKNITELITTSPDESRCEKLITLPLPLQEYNPESLNYIAIEGNIGAGKTTLSGKIAEDFNAKLVLERFADNPFLPKFYKDQNRYAFSLEMAFLADRYHQLSDDLAQFDLFRDFVVADYHIFKSLIFAKVTLNEDEYRLYRKLFDIIYKEMPKPDLYVYLYQNTDRLLQHIQQRGRDYEQDIKPEYLEKINRGYLDYINSQPTLNVLILDVSDRDFVKNQEDYIWVLDQIQTRLKQ, from the coding sequence ATGAAGTTTCAAAATCACGCAATTTTATCTATAGGTAGTAATCAAGGCGACAGGCAACAGCATCTTGTCTCGTGTGTACAGTATATTCATAACCATATCGCTACTGTAATAAAAGTTTCGGCAGTATATGAAACACCTGCTTGGGGTTTTGAGAGCGATGATTTTTATAACTGTGCTATTGTAGTACATACCCATAAAGCCCCAGAAGTATTACTCGAAGCTCTCCTAGCAGCCGAAGAGTATGCAGGGCGTATAAGGCAAGAGGGTAAGGGATATGTTGCTCGTGTTATAGATATTGATATCGTAGCCTTTAATGATGAGGTGGTGGCCACAGATAGTCTTATTGTACCACACCCTAGAATGCAGGAGCGAAATTTTGTACTGTACCCATTACGCGATGTTGCGCCACAATGGGAGCATCCTGTAAGTCATAAAAATATAACGGAACTCATTACGACTTCGCCAGACGAAAGCCGTTGCGAAAAGCTGATAACATTACCTTTACCATTACAAGAATATAACCCTGAGAGCCTTAACTATATTGCTATAGAAGGGAATATTGGTGCGGGGAAAACTACGCTATCGGGTAAAATAGCAGAAGATTTTAATGCTAAATTGGTGTTAGAACGTTTTGCCGATAATCCTTTTTTACCCAAGTTTTATAAAGACCAAAACCGCTATGCCTTTTCGCTAGAAATGGCTTTTCTTGCCGATCGTTATCATCAGCTTTCGGATGATTTGGCGCAGTTTGACCTGTTTCGTGATTTTGTAGTTGCCGATTATCATATTTTTAAATCGCTCATCTTTGCTAAGGTTACCCTTAATGAAGACGAATATAGGTTATACCGTAAGCTGTTTGATATTATTTATAAAGAAATGCCTAAGCCCGACTTATATGTATATCTATACCAAAATACCGATAGGTTATTGCAACACATACAGCAACGTGGGCGCGACTATGAGCAGGATATTAAACCTGAATATCTTGAAAAAATAAACAGAGGTTACCTTGATTATATTAACTCACAACCCACATTAAATGTTTTGATACTAGATGTGTCTGATAGAGATTTTGTGAAAAATCAGGAAGACTATATTTGGGTTCTTGACCAAATACAGACAAGGTTAAAGCAGTAG
- a CDS encoding HAD hydrolase-like protein: protein MKAKLIVFDFDGTLVDSKAIFIGLYNELASQKGYILLDTENIHYLRSLTIKQRCYYLGIPLYKIPFVATYLIKKFHASIDNLQFNKGMKTLLKSLQTKDYTYSIASTNAKKNIQTFFEIQVVIAPEIYTSSKVFGKDVLLRRLLKDRKLQPDEVIYIGDEARDVTACRKCGIPVVWVSWGYDSAEAIAKTPPDHTVNTPEQLQELIQQLVSAQG from the coding sequence ATGAAAGCAAAATTGATAGTATTCGATTTTGATGGCACACTCGTTGACTCGAAAGCTATATTTATTGGGTTATATAATGAATTGGCTAGCCAAAAAGGCTATATACTTTTGGATACTGAAAATATACACTACCTGCGTAGTCTTACTATAAAACAACGTTGCTATTATTTAGGCATACCATTATATAAAATTCCTTTTGTTGCTACTTACCTGATTAAAAAATTTCATGCCTCGATAGATAATTTACAGTTTAACAAAGGGATGAAAACATTATTAAAGTCGTTGCAAACTAAAGATTATACTTATTCTATAGCTTCTACCAATGCAAAGAAAAATATTCAAACGTTTTTTGAAATACAGGTAGTGATAGCTCCTGAAATTTACACCTCAAGTAAAGTGTTTGGTAAAGATGTATTGCTAAGGAGACTTTTAAAAGATAGAAAATTACAGCCCGATGAGGTAATTTATATAGGTGATGAAGCACGTGATGTTACAGCATGTCGCAAATGCGGTATTCCTGTAGTTTGGGTAAGCTGGGGTTATGACTCAGCAGAAGCGATAGCCAAAACACCACCTGACCATACCGTAAATACACCTGAGCAGTTACAAGAGCTGATACAGCAATTAGTTAGCGCACAAGGCTAA
- a CDS encoding Ig-like domain-containing protein encodes MNNFSHTFLRINNLKEFFFAILFFITFSQITNAQTNEAPVLTATGDQIYCPGENLNITTTFNITDTDDTATEAIYIQISSGYENGEDLLSLTGTHPNITSSWNVTTAKLSLTGTTGQDVSYTDLIAAIEDVVYTNSATNPTPGTRTFSITVGQANYLESTDHYYLYIAELGINWVAARDAAEATTYYGLQGYLATILSEDEALLIGEQALGTGWIGGSDSATEGVWQWVTGPEAGTTFWNGDVNGSTPNYAFWNTGEPNNLDNEDYAHITAPGVGVPGSWNDLSIAGGPNEYMPQGYIVEYGGMPGDPVLQLSATTTISILGITSTAANSECNSGSLTLLAGAGVNDVYWYTNATGGTPIHTGTSFNTPTITTTTTYYVSAYDETCTTAPRTPIVATIYPLPTVTAGTTPPTICGSGTSTLEATASNGVINWYDAPTGGTLIDTGNSITSPSISTTTTFYAEAVSSDNCISATRTAITITATPLPTITNFTTPPALCGSGTASLSAIPSGGTINWYDAPTDGTLIGTGTTITSPTVTTTTIFYAEVLNNDCLSENRTAVTVTVNPLPTITVATTEVSLCEEGITTLEAIPSDGVINWYDTDTGVTVLFSGNEFETPFLTENTTYYAEAVSTTNCISAERIAVTVIITSLPTVTTEVDITACFGSTVTLEATPSTGTINWYTDATGGTPIATGTALTTTTLTEDTVYYTEAEYNGCPSAERTAIHITVIPLPEAGDDETILFCENDTALLDAQIEGDVTYLWDSGETTPQITIDEAGIYTVTITNTSECIDTQTFTTDIILAPDIDVVQIRNTDEATIIMEDNTQDYEYSIDGINYQSSPIFRGLKDGIYAAYARSLNGCGLDIKTFRVLLVQKYFTPNNDGINDAFTIAGMATAYPQATVTVFDRYGKIITGLNRYNREWDGTYNGNKLPATDYWYIIQLNSTSPEIKGHVSLVR; translated from the coding sequence ATGAATAATTTTAGCCACACTTTTTTAAGAATAAATAACTTAAAAGAATTCTTTTTTGCAATATTGTTTTTTATAACGTTTTCGCAGATTACTAATGCGCAAACTAACGAAGCTCCTGTATTAACCGCAACAGGAGATCAAATATATTGCCCTGGTGAAAATTTAAATATAACAACAACTTTTAATATAACTGATACTGATGATACTGCTACCGAAGCAATATACATACAAATATCATCAGGTTATGAAAACGGAGAAGACCTACTTTCGCTTACAGGAACACATCCAAACATTACTAGCTCTTGGAATGTAACTACGGCAAAACTAAGCCTAACAGGAACTACAGGGCAAGATGTATCTTATACAGACCTTATTGCTGCTATAGAGGACGTAGTATATACTAATAGTGCTACTAACCCAACACCTGGCACAAGAACCTTTTCTATAACAGTGGGGCAAGCCAATTATCTTGAATCTACAGATCATTATTACTTATATATTGCCGAACTAGGTATCAACTGGGTAGCTGCCAGAGATGCTGCCGAAGCAACAACTTACTATGGCTTACAAGGATATCTCGCTACTATATTATCTGAAGATGAAGCACTATTAATTGGCGAGCAAGCATTAGGCACAGGATGGATAGGCGGGTCTGACAGCGCAACAGAAGGTGTATGGCAATGGGTTACAGGTCCAGAGGCAGGAACTACTTTTTGGAACGGAGATGTTAACGGTAGCACCCCAAATTATGCTTTTTGGAATACAGGAGAGCCTAATAATCTAGACAATGAAGATTATGCACATATCACAGCTCCCGGTGTAGGAGTACCTGGATCATGGAATGATTTATCTATTGCTGGTGGTCCAAATGAATATATGCCTCAAGGCTATATAGTAGAATATGGCGGTATGCCTGGCGATCCCGTTTTACAATTATCGGCTACTACTACTATTTCTATTCTCGGAATTACCAGTACCGCAGCAAACTCTGAATGTAACAGCGGCTCATTAACACTATTAGCTGGTGCTGGCGTTAATGATGTTTACTGGTATACCAACGCCACAGGAGGCACACCAATACATACAGGAACAAGCTTTAACACGCCTACTATTACCACTACAACTACCTATTATGTATCGGCTTATGACGAAACTTGTACTACAGCACCTAGAACACCTATTGTTGCCACAATATACCCACTACCCACGGTTACCGCAGGAACAACACCTCCTACTATTTGTGGCTCAGGAACATCTACATTGGAAGCAACAGCGTCTAATGGAGTAATAAACTGGTATGATGCTCCAACAGGTGGTACACTTATAGATACAGGCAATAGTATTACAAGTCCATCTATAAGTACAACTACAACTTTTTATGCCGAAGCTGTAAGTAGTGATAACTGTATATCGGCAACACGAACAGCAATAACCATAACAGCAACGCCATTACCCACAATAACAAACTTTACTACACCACCTGCATTGTGTGGTTCAGGCACAGCATCGCTTAGTGCTATACCATCGGGAGGGACTATAAATTGGTATGATGCACCAACAGATGGTACACTTATAGGTACAGGTACCACTATTACCAGTCCTACTGTCACTACTACCACAATATTTTATGCTGAAGTACTAAATAACGATTGTCTTTCAGAAAACCGTACAGCAGTTACAGTAACTGTAAACCCATTACCTACTATTACAGTAGCTACAACCGAAGTATCACTTTGCGAAGAAGGTATTACCACACTCGAAGCAATACCATCTGACGGAGTAATTAACTGGTATGACACTGATACAGGAGTAACTGTACTATTTAGTGGAAATGAATTTGAAACACCCTTTCTAACCGAAAACACCACATATTATGCCGAAGCAGTTAGCACAACCAACTGCATATCGGCAGAACGTATTGCAGTAACTGTAATAATAACATCATTACCAACCGTAACTACTGAAGTCGACATAACAGCTTGTTTTGGGAGTACTGTAACACTAGAAGCCACACCATCGACAGGTACTATAAACTGGTATACCGATGCTACAGGGGGCACACCTATAGCTACAGGAACAGCTTTAACCACAACCACACTAACCGAAGATACTGTATATTATACCGAAGCAGAATATAATGGTTGCCCATCGGCAGAACGAACGGCAATACATATAACGGTAATTCCGCTACCCGAAGCAGGGGACGATGAAACCATTTTGTTTTGTGAAAATGATACTGCTTTATTAGATGCTCAAATCGAAGGTGATGTAACCTACCTATGGGATTCAGGAGAAACTACTCCCCAAATCACTATTGACGAAGCAGGAATTTATACCGTAACCATTACCAATACCTCTGAGTGTATAGATACACAAACCTTTACTACTGATATTATTCTTGCTCCAGATATTGATGTTGTACAAATTCGCAATACTGATGAGGCTACCATTATTATGGAAGACAACACACAAGACTATGAATACTCTATTGATGGTATAAATTATCAATCGTCACCTATATTTAGAGGATTGAAAGATGGCATATATGCTGCTTATGCTCGTTCATTAAACGGTTGTGGTTTAGATATAAAAACATTTAGAGTACTACTGGTACAAAAATATTTCACCCCTAATAACGATGGTATTAATGATGCTTTTACTATAGCAGGTATGGCAACTGCTTATCCGCAGGCTACGGTAACAGTGTTTGATCGTTATGGTAAAATAATTACAGGGTTAAACCGATATAATCGTGAATGGGACGGTACTTATAACGGTAATAAACTACCCGCTACAGATTATTGGTATATTATACAACTAAATAGTACAAGCCCCGAAATTAAAGGTCATGTTAGCCTTGTGCGCTAA
- a CDS encoding RNA methyltransferase yields the protein MRKLENSELERKSVEDFKNSEKTPLIIILDNIRSLHNIGSVFRTADAFLIEKIYLCGITAVPPNKEIHKTALGATETVTWEHSNDVLDVITSLQKEDVEVWAIEQVENAVYLNDFMPEKGKKYAVVFGNEVKGVSQKAIELCSGSIEIPQLGTKHSLNISVSAGIVVWDIFQKNYTKHKV from the coding sequence ATGAGAAAACTAGAAAATAGCGAACTGGAAAGGAAGAGTGTTGAAGATTTTAAAAATTCCGAAAAAACACCCCTTATCATAATATTAGATAACATTAGGAGTCTGCACAATATCGGTTCGGTCTTCCGTACGGCAGATGCTTTTCTTATCGAAAAAATATACCTGTGTGGCATTACCGCTGTACCGCCAAATAAAGAAATTCATAAAACAGCATTAGGCGCAACCGAAACTGTTACTTGGGAACATAGCAACGATGTGCTAGATGTTATTACATCACTCCAAAAAGAAGATGTAGAAGTATGGGCAATAGAGCAGGTAGAAAATGCTGTTTACCTTAATGACTTTATGCCCGAAAAAGGTAAAAAGTATGCTGTTGTTTTTGGGAATGAGGTTAAGGGGGTATCGCAAAAAGCAATCGAATTGTGTAGTGGTAGTATCGAAATACCACAATTAGGTACTAAACATTCCCTCAACATATCGGTTAGCGCGGGTATTGTTGTATGGGATATCTTCCAAAAAAACTATACAAAACACAAGGTCTAA
- the mutS gene encoding DNA mismatch repair protein MutS, with protein MAAKEKKAKETPLMKQYNTIKAKYPDACLLFRVGDFYETFGEDAVRAAGILGIVLTKRGAGSETETALAGFPHHSLNTYLPKLVKAGLRVAICDQLEDPKMTKTIVKRGVTELVTPGVSMNDEVLQSKSNNFLASVYFGRKNVGISFLDVSTGEFLTAQGNEEYIDKLLQNFSPSEVLVAKNEKANFRETFGDDYHVFYLEDWVYKEDYAFESLTTHFGTNSLKGFGIEDLQEGVVASGAVLYYLSETQHNKVQHITAIQRIAEDAYVWMDRFTIRNLELYHSNNLNAVTLLDVIDRTLSPMGGRLLKRWLALPLKDGNKIRARHEVVTYLKGNNDVLQKIQQQVKQISDLERLISKIATGKVSPREVVNLKNSLDAIIPVKQLALESKDDALKAIGDSLHSCDLLREKIKTTLNPEAPVSINKGNAIAKGIHPELDELRSISYSGKEYLEGIEKREAERTGITSLKIAFNNVFGYYIEVRNTHKDKVPAEWIRKQTLVNAERYITEELKEYEAKILGAEEKIHQLETQLFDQLVVWIATYIKPVQLNASLIAQVDCLMSFAQLAIENKYVCPEIDDSFELDIKEGRHPVIEKQLPVGTPYITNNVYLDRASQQIIMITGPNMSGKSAILRQTALIVLLAQMGSFVPAESVRMGTVDKIFTRVGASDNISMGESTFMVEMNETASILNNISDRSLILLDEIGRGTSTYDGISIAWAIAEFLHEHPAQPKTLFATHYHELNEMQDIFERVQNYNVSVKELKDTVLFIRKLVKGGSAHSFGIHVAKMAGMPQTVIQKAQKLLKKLEKDHSGEALSNVKASEKEELQLSFFNLDDPLLEEIKEEIVNLDINTLTPVEALMKLNEIKRMLTK; from the coding sequence TTGGCAGCCAAAGAAAAAAAAGCGAAAGAAACCCCGTTGATGAAACAGTACAACACCATAAAGGCAAAGTATCCTGATGCTTGTTTGTTGTTTCGTGTGGGCGATTTTTATGAAACCTTTGGCGAAGATGCTGTAAGGGCAGCCGGAATACTGGGTATAGTACTAACTAAGCGAGGTGCAGGTAGCGAAACCGAAACAGCATTGGCAGGGTTTCCGCACCATTCGTTAAATACTTATTTACCAAAGTTGGTAAAAGCAGGGTTGCGCGTGGCAATATGCGACCAGCTGGAAGACCCCAAGATGACCAAAACCATCGTGAAGCGTGGAGTTACTGAACTAGTTACACCTGGGGTTTCTATGAATGATGAGGTGTTACAATCGAAATCGAATAACTTTCTGGCATCGGTATATTTTGGACGAAAAAATGTAGGGATTTCTTTTTTAGATGTTTCTACGGGTGAGTTTCTTACCGCGCAGGGTAATGAAGAGTATATTGATAAATTGCTGCAAAATTTTAGCCCTAGCGAAGTACTGGTAGCTAAGAATGAAAAGGCAAACTTTCGTGAAACCTTTGGCGACGATTATCATGTATTTTATTTAGAAGATTGGGTATATAAAGAAGATTATGCTTTTGAGAGCTTGACTACTCATTTTGGTACGAATTCCCTTAAAGGTTTTGGTATAGAAGATTTACAAGAGGGCGTTGTTGCTTCGGGTGCGGTATTGTATTACTTATCCGAAACGCAGCATAACAAGGTGCAACATATAACAGCAATTCAGCGCATTGCCGAAGATGCTTATGTATGGATGGATCGTTTTACAATTCGTAATCTCGAACTATACCATAGTAATAATCTTAATGCGGTTACTCTGTTGGACGTTATCGATAGGACGCTTTCGCCAATGGGAGGGAGGTTATTAAAGCGTTGGCTTGCCTTACCTTTAAAAGATGGGAATAAGATAAGAGCGCGTCATGAGGTAGTGACGTATTTGAAAGGTAATAACGATGTATTACAAAAAATACAACAACAGGTAAAACAGATAAGCGATTTAGAAAGACTTATCTCTAAAATTGCTACAGGCAAGGTGTCGCCTCGTGAAGTAGTTAATCTTAAAAACTCACTCGATGCTATTATACCCGTTAAACAACTAGCGTTAGAAAGCAAGGATGATGCCCTGAAAGCCATTGGTGATAGCCTGCACAGTTGCGACTTGCTTCGCGAGAAAATAAAAACAACCTTAAATCCCGAAGCTCCCGTATCTATAAATAAAGGTAATGCTATTGCAAAAGGTATTCATCCTGAGTTAGACGAGTTGCGTAGTATATCTTATTCAGGTAAGGAGTACTTAGAAGGAATAGAAAAACGAGAAGCCGAGCGCACAGGTATTACATCATTAAAAATAGCCTTTAATAATGTTTTTGGGTATTATATAGAGGTGCGTAATACGCATAAAGATAAGGTGCCTGCAGAATGGATTCGTAAGCAGACACTCGTGAATGCCGAGCGTTATATTACCGAAGAATTAAAAGAATATGAAGCCAAAATATTAGGTGCAGAAGAAAAAATACACCAACTAGAAACACAATTGTTTGATCAGCTTGTAGTGTGGATAGCTACCTATATAAAACCTGTACAGCTCAATGCGAGTTTAATAGCGCAAGTAGATTGTCTTATGTCATTTGCACAACTGGCAATAGAAAACAAGTATGTGTGTCCCGAAATAGACGATAGTTTTGAGCTTGATATTAAAGAAGGTCGCCACCCTGTAATAGAAAAACAGTTACCTGTGGGGACGCCTTATATTACTAATAATGTCTATCTCGACAGGGCTTCACAACAAATAATAATGATTACAGGTCCTAATATGTCGGGTAAATCGGCGATATTAAGGCAAACAGCACTTATTGTACTACTAGCACAAATGGGGAGCTTTGTGCCTGCCGAAAGTGTGCGCATGGGTACGGTAGATAAAATATTTACTAGGGTAGGGGCTTCGGATAATATTTCGATGGGCGAATCGACATTTATGGTCGAGATGAACGAAACGGCAAGTATATTGAATAATATATCTGACCGCAGCCTAATATTGCTCGATGAGATAGGGCGGGGTACAAGTACCTATGACGGTATCTCGATTGCATGGGCTATAGCCGAGTTTTTACATGAGCATCCGGCACAGCCCAAAACGTTATTTGCGACACATTACCATGAGTTAAATGAAATGCAGGATATTTTTGAACGCGTACAAAACTATAATGTATCGGTAAAAGAGCTGAAAGATACCGTGCTGTTTATCCGTAAATTGGTAAAAGGCGGTTCGGCACACAGTTTTGGTATTCATGTGGCTAAAATGGCGGGTATGCCCCAAACCGTAATACAAAAGGCACAAAAGCTGCTCAAAAAGCTAGAGAAAGACCATTCGGGCGAGGCATTATCTAATGTGAAAGCATCTGAAAAAGAGGAACTGCAACTTAGTTTCTTTAACCTAGACGACCCATTACTGGAAGAGATAAAAGAAGAGATTGTAAACCTCGATATTAACACTCTGACTCCTGTAGAGGCATTGATGAAGCTAAACGAAATAAAACGAATGCTAACGAAGTAG
- a CDS encoding acyl-CoA thioesterase produces MTLEERIKKSETHIFKAIFPNTTNHYDTLFGGTAMQLMDEVAFITATRFSRQRVVTVSSDRIDFKQPIPAGTFAEFIGKVVKIGNTSLQVHVEIYVENMYSEGREKAISGNFTFVALNENKEPVAINK; encoded by the coding sequence ATGACACTAGAAGAAAGAATCAAGAAATCAGAAACCCATATTTTTAAAGCAATATTCCCAAATACCACTAACCATTATGATACCCTCTTTGGAGGTACAGCCATGCAGTTAATGGATGAGGTTGCCTTTATTACGGCTACTCGTTTTAGTCGTCAGCGTGTGGTAACGGTAAGTAGTGACCGTATTGACTTTAAGCAGCCTATACCCGCGGGTACTTTTGCTGAGTTTATAGGTAAAGTGGTTAAGATAGGGAATACCAGTTTGCAGGTACACGTAGAGATTTATGTAGAGAATATGTACTCTGAAGGGAGAGAGAAAGCAATAAGTGGCAATTTTACTTTTGTAGCGCTGAATGAGAATAAAGAACCTGTAGCAATTAATAAATAG